Within the Salvia hispanica cultivar TCC Black 2014 chromosome 4, UniMelb_Shisp_WGS_1.0, whole genome shotgun sequence genome, the region gatTCGACCTACGATccgggaaagaatcaacaaagaaaacccggaaAGGAGCTTATAATTCGCTCGACTCAAAATAGataatgattaaataattattctgaaaaataaagtaaaaaacgACATATTGAGAATATTAATAAAGCAACAATAAAGGGGACGTCTGCTTCACTTCAACGAGTTGCAAAGTCACCAAAATGATCCGGCGGGCGTCTTCGACGTCGCGATCGATCCTTGGCGATCGATCGCTCCGGCTCCTTGCCGCTTCCAGCTCTCGTATCGAAGTCCACTTCCTCCTCCGGCTGCACTGTTCCTGTCTCCTTCAACCGTGCAGAGGGCTGTATCGTATCATTTACCTTGTTATAGTAGACAGATTTTTCCAGTTTTGCAGGATTTCAATGAAGAATATGTATAAGATGAACAAACAAGACGAGGATTTCAAAATCAGGCtttatttcatataatatGATGAATCAAACATAGGAAACatcaattacaaaaatatactctacCACAGTGCATAGACAGCGTGGAACATTCTACGTACAGGGCAACGGAGATGTAGTTCCGGGTGAGCAGCTTGTAGTACTTACAGGGAGATCGCGTTGGAGTAGCCTATTCTTCGCCTCCAGAGGTATCTCATGAACACGAATGTGGTCTAGACGGCGTACATCCGTTTATATCTTTCACTGTACATCTCAGTGTCGGACGCCATAGACAGAGAGAGGGAACGAGAAAGAGTACTTCTTCTTATGTTTCTCATTCTCGAGTCTTCCATCCTATGTCGAACCACGCAGTAGCACATGGAGCCAATTGTCGTCATCATTATCGTGCCACCAATCACAGTAGCGCACACGGCAAGCCATTGCTCGTGAGCTCCGACCACGACGTAGGTGAGTGAGATGAAAGCGATGGATATGAAGAGGCAAGCCAGCCACATGAGCTTGTTTATGACAAACATGAGTTGCTTCTTCGCTTTCTGCTCTATCACGACCACAGATGTTTGTACCACGACCACGGCCAGGGAGATGAATAAGGCCACGCTGTCGAACAAAAAGAATATAACAAAAGCTGCTTTGTTCGCGATGTGAGCTTCCCCTAACGAAAACCCTTCCTGTGGACCTTCGACGTACTGACCAGGCACGGTGAATATAGCAGCAAACGCGACAGTAGCAATGAGAACAGCGACGACAGTGGCGGAATTGATGGCGTTGTTGAGACCCTCAATGTGAAGCTTCTTCACTTTCTTTGCAATCTTCCGTACTCTGAAACCCGTCTGACGGGTCTGCTGGAGCTGGGACTGGACGTCGTGCTTGATATCACTAACCGTCTGCTTAAGCTGCTTCGCCGAACTCGGGGGCTTCCCGTGATCTTTGGAATGAACGGCTCCTGCTTCCTTCAATATGGTGACCAGCTCCGGAGTTCCAAACTTCTCCGCAGTGTCTAGAGGCGTCTCTCCAGCACTGTTAGTCGAGTTCACATCAATCCCCTCCACGGATAGTAAACATTGCACCATCTACAAATCATACCATACCATATATCAAGATTAGTTTTTGAACCAAATAACAGTAAGATCATACTACAAGAGAAGGAAGCTTCTAGACCAACCTGATTCCGCCCTTTTTTTGTCGCGATGTGAAGTGCAGTATTTCCCTTGTTATCTTCAACAGATAACAGAGACGGGTCGGGTTTTATGAGCTCTGTTACAATCTCCACATTCTGCCCTTTGATGGCCATGTGTAACGCTGTCTGACCTTTCCTGTCAGTTTTAAAGCCGATGCTTGGATCTTTATCTAACAGAGCCTTCACCACTTCCAAGTGCCCCATTCTTGCCGCGGTATGAAGCACACTCTTGCCATTGTTTCGAGCAATCTTAGCTAGGTTTGAATCAGTTTCTAAAAGCAGCTTTACTACATCGGTGTGCCCCTGAGCAGCTGCTGTATGCAAGGCAGTCGAATTGGTGATGTCTGTCGTCATCACCAAGCTGGGGAAGAATCGGAGTAACTCCTTCAAGACCTCTAAGAAAAAGTTCACATCAGATTGTTTCACAGTAGCAATCAGTAAGCAAGAACAAGTAGCTGACAGGTTAATGGTTTCGTTTTCCACAAATCAGTCGAGATCAATCCGTTACAGGTGAATGCAAGAAGCTTGACTCGATAAGAAATCTCGAGTAATTGTTGTTTATCTAACAGAAGATGGCCAAGAAAAATGATGGCACAGAAATAGCATATCATTTCTTAACAAGAACTAAACATatagacaaaaaaaacaatgcTTCATCAAATCTCACTATTACATTCTTCTAGTTTCAAACGAATAGAGAACAACGAGCACCATTTGATGCACGATTGAGCTAAAGATCAAATGCTTACCAAGGTCATTGCACATAAGATTGTTTCATAGTAGTAACTAGTATGTAAGAACAAGTAGCTGACAGGTTAATGGTTTTC harbors:
- the LOC125222163 gene encoding ankyrin repeat-containing protein At5g02620-like, giving the protein MEKQTSFRSPIIEKQQSFRNGAMEKQKSFRGLMEKQKSFRIAMERQMSFGGDRKKSKDSPGKRGDTPLHLAARPGNLAKVKEIIQKMESINNGVRDLLSKQNQEGETPLYVAAENGHVLVVGEFLKHSDAETSAIPANNGYDPFHVAAKQGHLEVLKELLRFFPSLVMTTDITNSTALHTAAAQGHTDVVKLLLETDSNLAKIARNNGKSVLHTAARMGHLEVVKALLDKDPSIGFKTDRKGQTALHMAIKGQNVEIVTELIKPDPSLLSVEDNKGNTALHIATKKGRNQMVQCLLSVEGIDVNSTNSAGETPLDTAEKFGTPELVTILKEAGAVHSKDHGKPPSSAKQLKQTVSDIKHDVQSQLQQTRQTGFRVRKIAKKVKKLHIEGLNNAINSATVVAVLIATVAFAAIFTVPGQYVEGPQEGFSLGEAHIANKAAFVIFFLFDSVALFISLAVVVVQTSVVVIEQKAKKQLMFVINKLMWLACLFISIAFISLTYVVVGAHEQWLAVCATVIGGTIMMTTIGSMCYCVVRHRMEDSRMRNIRRSTLSRSLSLSMASDTEMYSERYKRMYAV